One segment of Sphingomonas qomolangmaensis DNA contains the following:
- a CDS encoding universal stress protein, with the protein MKNVLVLLHDDPGQEARFQTALDITRALNGHLTCIDVAVAPIFVGDYADMGGTALLMADEQQRESANRTRMEARLRVEDVPYTWRDARGFLGQCVRDAAVMTDLIVLNRELDDILYPDMLELVGEVLVKTGRPIMAVPATTKRFDAFGSALLAWDGSPQSEAALRAAIPLLEHGRMVTILEIDDGSLKVPATEAATYLSRHGIKSMIRRHSSLIDLPSALILATAAELGVAYVVMGGFGHSRFVEATFGGVTRRMLKQCPVPIFLAH; encoded by the coding sequence ATGAAGAACGTGCTGGTGCTCTTGCATGACGATCCCGGCCAGGAGGCGCGGTTCCAGACCGCGCTCGACATCACCCGCGCGCTGAACGGGCATCTGACCTGCATCGATGTCGCGGTCGCCCCGATCTTCGTCGGCGACTATGCCGATATGGGCGGCACCGCGTTGCTGATGGCCGATGAACAGCAGCGTGAAAGCGCCAACCGGACGCGGATGGAGGCGCGCCTTCGCGTCGAGGACGTTCCTTATACCTGGCGCGATGCGCGCGGGTTTCTGGGCCAGTGCGTGCGCGATGCGGCGGTGATGACCGACCTGATCGTGCTCAACCGCGAGCTCGACGATATCCTCTACCCCGACATGCTCGAACTGGTGGGCGAGGTCCTGGTCAAGACCGGCAGGCCGATCATGGCGGTGCCCGCGACCACCAAGCGCTTCGATGCGTTCGGCAGCGCACTGCTTGCCTGGGACGGGTCGCCGCAATCGGAGGCGGCGCTGCGCGCAGCGATCCCGCTGCTCGAGCACGGCCGCATGGTGACGATCCTCGAGATCGACGACGGCTCGCTGAAGGTACCCGCCACCGAAGCGGCGACCTATCTTTCGCGCCACGGCATCAAATCGATGATCCGCCGCCATTCGTCGCTGATCGATCTGCCGAGCGCGCTCATCCTGGCCACCGCGGCCGAGCTCGGCGTGGCGTATGTCGTCATGGGCGGCTTCGGTCACAGCCGCTTCGTCGAGGCGACCTTCGGCGGGGTTACCAGGCGCATGCTCAAGCAATGCCCGGTGCCGATCTTCCTGGCACATTGA
- a CDS encoding response regulator, which yields MIVEPEDSVRRSLQLMLQGLRFAVRSFDGVPPALADAYSRNAHVLLLADGVFHAGGGALLSVLRASGWQGRAILVTRSPHLGRAAAANSAGFAAVLIKPVGRLDLLNALAKLF from the coding sequence TTGATCGTCGAGCCCGAAGACAGCGTCCGGCGTAGCCTGCAGCTGATGCTGCAGGGACTGCGCTTCGCGGTCCGTTCATTCGACGGCGTACCGCCCGCGCTTGCCGACGCCTATTCGCGTAATGCGCATGTCCTGCTGTTGGCGGACGGCGTTTTCCACGCCGGCGGCGGCGCGCTATTGTCGGTGCTGCGGGCTTCGGGATGGCAGGGCAGGGCGATATTGGTGACCCGATCGCCGCACCTTGGACGGGCCGCAGCAGCCAATAGTGCCGGGTTCGCAGCGGTCCTCATCAAGCCGGTGGGGCGCCTCGACCTGCTCAATGCGCTGGCGAAGCTATTCTAG
- a CDS encoding NAD(P)H-dependent oxidoreductase, translating into MSKNILIIDGHPDADRGRYVHALADAYAAGASDSGHKIERLELATIDIPFLRSRAEWTDGTPPPDIAAAQQAIRRAEHLVILYPLWLGDVPALLKAFLEQVARPGFALAEGTMPRPLLTGRSARLVVTMGMPAFFYRFYYAAHSVKSFERNILKLVGIDPVEHTLIGNVEGDTETRKEWLDRLFNLGTAGA; encoded by the coding sequence ATGAGCAAGAACATCCTGATCATCGATGGCCATCCCGATGCCGATCGCGGCCGCTATGTCCATGCGCTGGCCGATGCCTATGCCGCCGGCGCAAGCGACAGCGGGCACAAGATAGAGCGCCTCGAGCTCGCGACGATCGACATTCCGTTCCTGCGCTCGCGCGCCGAGTGGACCGACGGCACCCCGCCCCCCGACATCGCCGCGGCGCAACAGGCGATCCGCCGGGCCGAGCACCTCGTCATTCTCTATCCGCTCTGGCTCGGCGACGTGCCCGCGCTGCTCAAGGCGTTTCTCGAGCAGGTGGCGCGGCCCGGATTTGCGCTGGCCGAAGGGACGATGCCGCGCCCCTTGCTGACGGGACGATCGGCGCGGCTGGTGGTGACGATGGGGATGCCGGCGTTTTTCTATCGCTTCTACTACGCCGCGCACAGCGTGAAGAGCTTCGAGCGCAACATCCTCAAGCTGGTGGGGATCGACCCGGTCGAGCACACGCTGATCGGCAATGTCGAGGGCGACACCGAAACCCGCAAGGAATGGCTCGACCGGCTGTTCAACCTCGGCACCGCGGGCGCCTGA
- a CDS encoding MFS transporter yields the protein MNTPLTADETLATESAQRPTRTRHVVLWMTVLAYLITYMDRVVISTAAPSIQEEFGFSLVTMGWIFASFQIAYALFQIPGGWLGDRFGPRRALTGVVLWWSMFTAATALTWSAGSMMVSRFLFGMGEAGAFPIATRSLSRWTLPGERGWAQGLTHAGARLGGAITPVFVALLIVSFGWRMPFVAFALIGVAWAGLWFWFYRDTPREHRSVNAAELALIEGELGQGKPRSSVPWRKLLAQPQLWTLSAMYFCYAYCINIFLTWFPKYLHDARGYDLAMMGLFASMPLMAGVVGDLAGGWSSDRLVKRGAGLKMARRVVAIIGFLIAAAMIPLAASIEAPIASILCFCVALFGLELTVGVSWAVTLDIGGEYAGSVSAVMNTLGNIGAAIAAAVTGYIVSASGWFAAFAVLAVLCLIAAALFLRIDASRPLYVEGPPAP from the coding sequence ATGAACACCCCCCTCACCGCCGATGAGACGCTCGCCACCGAGTCCGCCCAGCGCCCGACGCGCACGCGGCATGTCGTCCTGTGGATGACGGTGCTCGCCTATCTGATCACGTATATGGACCGCGTCGTCATCTCGACCGCGGCGCCCTCGATCCAGGAAGAGTTCGGCTTTTCGCTGGTCACGATGGGGTGGATCTTCGCTTCGTTCCAGATCGCCTATGCGCTGTTCCAGATCCCCGGCGGTTGGCTTGGCGATCGCTTCGGCCCGCGCCGGGCGCTGACCGGGGTCGTGCTGTGGTGGTCGATGTTCACAGCGGCGACCGCGCTGACCTGGTCGGCGGGATCGATGATGGTTTCGCGCTTCCTGTTCGGCATGGGCGAGGCGGGCGCCTTCCCGATCGCCACGCGTTCGCTGTCGCGCTGGACCCTGCCCGGCGAGCGTGGCTGGGCGCAGGGGCTGACGCATGCCGGCGCGCGGCTGGGCGGCGCGATCACCCCGGTATTCGTCGCGCTGTTGATCGTCAGCTTCGGCTGGCGGATGCCCTTCGTTGCGTTTGCGTTGATCGGCGTCGCCTGGGCGGGGCTGTGGTTCTGGTTCTATCGCGACACCCCGCGCGAGCATCGCTCGGTCAACGCCGCCGAACTCGCGCTGATCGAGGGCGAACTCGGCCAGGGCAAGCCGCGCAGCAGCGTTCCCTGGCGCAAGCTGCTCGCGCAGCCGCAGCTGTGGACGCTGTCGGCGATGTATTTCTGCTACGCCTATTGCATCAACATCTTCCTGACCTGGTTCCCCAAATATCTCCACGACGCGCGCGGCTATGACCTGGCGATGATGGGGCTGTTCGCGAGCATGCCGCTGATGGCGGGGGTAGTCGGCGACTTGGCCGGCGGCTGGAGCTCGGACCGGCTCGTCAAGCGCGGCGCGGGGCTCAAGATGGCGCGCCGCGTGGTGGCGATCATCGGCTTCCTGATCGCCGCCGCGATGATCCCGCTCGCTGCTTCGATCGAAGCACCGATCGCGAGCATCCTGTGCTTCTGCGTCGCGCTGTTCGGGCTCGAACTGACCGTCGGCGTCTCGTGGGCGGTCACGCTCGACATCGGCGGCGAATATGCCGGTTCGGTGTCGGCGGTGATGAACACGCTCGGCAATATCGGCGCGGCGATCGCGGCGGCGGTGACCGGTTATATCGTCAGCGCGAGCGGGTGGTTCGCGGCGTTCGCGGTGCTCGCGGTGCTGTGCCTGATCGCCGCCGCGTTGTTCCTGCGGATCGACGCATCGCGCCCGCTCTATGTCGAAGGACCCCCTGCGCCATGA
- a CDS encoding amidohydrolase family protein, whose amino-acid sequence MRRSQLRPVGMIAVAVTLCMAQATARAETVVLEHFTLIDGKGSVPQRDRSLVMVDGRITQVGPASRIRAPRGAKRENLRGAFVMPGLIDAHVHLGLVDGIDQNFTKYYDGDNIEQQLKLYAAYGVTSVYTLGTDGDDIHRVIADQRRIGRIDSARAFTSGRGVVFKGSYGGVPGLEQSVATPAEAQAMVQREVAKGDDFVKLWVDDEFGDLADRMPNSISKPTIDTAHQLGKKAVAHIFYHDNATALVGQDVDGFMHQVRDRAVDPALLTSMKAKDVWQIASTLSREASFTYKLLPFVDEPFFSRGVAPATIAALKSPERQQRLATGKHFAKYPAALRNASANFGTMAKAGVTYGMGTDSGPTARFPGYFAHWELELMVKAGVTPLQALTAATGTNARFLDARDIGTVEKGKWADLLVLNRDPTADIRNTRAIRTVYVAGRKLPTIWQTCVGRPADACGEAPK is encoded by the coding sequence ATGCGGCGATCACAGCTGCGGCCTGTTGGCATGATAGCCGTCGCGGTCACGCTTTGCATGGCGCAAGCCACTGCGCGTGCCGAAACGGTCGTTCTCGAACATTTCACGTTGATCGACGGTAAAGGCTCGGTGCCGCAGCGCGATCGGTCGCTGGTCATGGTCGACGGGCGGATCACGCAAGTCGGCCCCGCCAGCCGGATCCGGGCCCCGCGCGGCGCCAAGCGCGAAAATCTGCGCGGCGCCTTCGTGATGCCCGGCCTGATCGACGCCCACGTCCATCTCGGGCTGGTCGACGGGATCGACCAGAACTTCACCAAATATTACGACGGCGACAATATCGAGCAGCAATTGAAGCTGTACGCTGCCTATGGCGTGACCTCGGTCTACACGCTCGGCACCGACGGCGACGACATCCACCGCGTCATCGCCGATCAGCGCCGCATCGGCCGGATCGACAGCGCCCGCGCCTTCACCTCGGGCCGCGGCGTCGTGTTCAAGGGCAGCTATGGCGGCGTCCCCGGGCTCGAACAATCGGTCGCCACCCCTGCCGAAGCGCAGGCGATGGTCCAGCGCGAAGTCGCCAAGGGCGATGATTTCGTGAAGTTGTGGGTCGATGACGAGTTCGGCGACTTGGCCGACCGGATGCCCAATTCGATCAGCAAGCCGACGATCGATACCGCGCACCAGCTCGGCAAGAAGGCGGTGGCGCACATCTTCTACCACGACAACGCGACCGCGCTGGTCGGCCAGGATGTCGATGGCTTTATGCACCAGGTACGCGACCGCGCGGTCGATCCTGCGCTTCTCACGTCGATGAAGGCGAAGGATGTGTGGCAGATCGCCTCGACGCTTAGCCGCGAGGCGTCGTTCACCTACAAGCTGCTGCCCTTCGTCGACGAGCCCTTCTTCTCGCGCGGCGTCGCCCCCGCGACGATCGCCGCGCTCAAAAGCCCCGAGCGCCAGCAGCGGTTGGCAACGGGCAAGCATTTCGCCAAATACCCCGCCGCACTGCGCAACGCGTCGGCCAATTTCGGCACGATGGCCAAGGCCGGCGTTACCTATGGCATGGGCACCGATAGCGGCCCGACCGCGCGCTTTCCCGGCTATTTCGCGCATTGGGAATTGGAGTTGATGGTCAAGGCCGGGGTGACCCCGCTGCAGGCGCTGACCGCGGCGACGGGCACCAATGCACGCTTCCTGGACGCACGCGACATCGGCACCGTCGAAAAGGGCAAATGGGCCGACCTGCTGGTACTCAACCGCGATCCGACCGCCGATATCCGCAACACCCGCGCGATCCGCACCGTCTATGTCGCGGGGCGCAAATTGCCGACGATCTGGCAGACCTGCGTCGGCCGCCCCGCCGACGCCTGCGGCGAGGCGCCGAAATGA
- a CDS encoding TonB-dependent receptor plug domain-containing protein — protein sequence MRNGVNGSGRATAHIRFASVLAIACCLATPAMAQEAAPAAPDETALPAQAEADSAASVQDVVVTGSRIVSSGFNAPTPTTVIGDAQIEANAQPNIFTTVSQLPSLQGSSGTQVNTFSTSSGAQGLSSFSLRGVGAIRTLTLLDGQRVVGANVTGSPDVSLFPQLLIKRVDIVNGGASASYGSDAVGGVVNFITDTRFKGVKGNVQGSITDYGDDESVLVQLAAGTSFMEDRLHLVVSTEYADEAGVGPGEFGIDLANGRDWYTQRTLVNRGVLNDGSPQYVIRDFAQSIGFTKYGLITAGPLQGIAFDQSGSPFEFDYGSNGVPSGNAAGTVIGCFAGFCEGGDLSGNVDAGRSLKSGIERMNSYGRLGFDFLPNNEVYLSLSVSQVKTNNQPINGQNRPNLTIQCANPFVPASVSAQCATAGITSFRYGTSNAALGNTQVSTDRRQYRGVVGIKGALPVGGSDWNYDIYYQHGTTYADIDVDNILLSNRFNQAIDAVMLNGAIVCRSAAARASGCQPLNIIGGNPSEAALRYVQPEQGPYQRTRLSQDVIGVNFSGSPVDLWAGPLSVAFGAEFRHEFYRVEADPYGAGITNTPNNADYPFDPVLLADGNNWYAGNYKNGNGAYGVKEAYLELDLPVINSDAMGRANINGAARITDYSTSGTVWTWKIGGTWDLPIDGLRIRGVTSRDVRAPNLSELFAAPVTTTLPNFFDPFQNRNILALQNSIGNTELRPEIARNTNLGIALSGASWLPGFSVSVDYYSIKIDDVISSIGAGQIVDLCFQGLVPETCSAFNLNNTNGPNFINVQAFNLASIKTSGFDIEAGYRWVQPLGLPGSFSVRALATHVREFITDTGLPNTVPADSAGVNLGNTPDWKWLATQSYENDNFSLLVQERWFSDGKIGANYVVCEAGSCPVSTSNAPTIDQNFVPGAFYLDIGGTLNVTEDVTAYFKVDNLLNRDPALSPFFSNPALYDMLGRTFRLGMRFKM from the coding sequence ATGCGAAACGGCGTTAATGGGTCAGGCCGCGCGACGGCGCATATTCGGTTCGCGAGCGTTCTGGCGATTGCGTGCTGCCTCGCGACGCCGGCGATGGCGCAAGAGGCCGCGCCCGCCGCTCCCGACGAAACGGCGCTTCCCGCGCAGGCCGAAGCCGACAGCGCTGCGTCGGTGCAGGACGTCGTCGTTACCGGTTCGCGCATCGTCTCGAGCGGCTTCAACGCCCCGACCCCCACGACGGTGATCGGCGACGCGCAGATCGAAGCCAACGCCCAGCCCAACATCTTCACCACCGTGTCGCAGCTTCCCTCGCTCCAGGGTTCGAGCGGTACGCAGGTCAACACCTTCAGCACCTCGAGCGGCGCGCAGGGGCTCAGCTCGTTCTCGCTTCGCGGCGTCGGCGCGATCCGCACGCTGACGCTGCTCGACGGCCAGCGCGTCGTCGGTGCCAACGTCACCGGTTCGCCCGACGTCAGCCTGTTCCCGCAGCTGCTGATCAAGCGCGTCGACATCGTCAACGGCGGCGCGTCGGCATCCTATGGCTCCGATGCGGTCGGCGGTGTCGTCAACTTCATCACCGACACCCGGTTCAAGGGCGTCAAGGGGAACGTCCAGGGCAGCATCACCGATTATGGCGATGACGAATCGGTCCTAGTCCAGCTCGCGGCGGGCACCAGCTTCATGGAAGATCGCCTGCATCTGGTCGTCAGCACCGAATATGCCGACGAAGCAGGCGTCGGGCCGGGCGAGTTCGGCATCGACCTTGCCAATGGTCGCGACTGGTACACCCAGCGAACGTTGGTCAACCGCGGCGTGCTCAACGACGGATCGCCGCAATATGTGATCCGCGATTTCGCGCAGTCGATCGGCTTTACCAAATATGGTTTGATCACCGCCGGCCCGCTGCAAGGCATCGCCTTCGATCAATCGGGCAGCCCGTTCGAGTTTGATTACGGATCGAACGGCGTACCCTCGGGCAATGCCGCGGGGACCGTCATCGGATGCTTCGCCGGCTTCTGCGAAGGCGGCGATCTTTCGGGCAACGTAGATGCTGGGCGTTCGCTCAAGTCGGGCATCGAGCGGATGAACAGCTATGGCCGGCTGGGCTTCGATTTCCTGCCCAACAACGAGGTCTATCTGTCGCTGAGCGTCAGCCAGGTGAAGACCAACAACCAGCCGATCAACGGCCAGAACCGCCCCAACCTCACGATCCAGTGCGCGAACCCGTTCGTGCCTGCGTCGGTGAGCGCACAATGCGCGACCGCGGGCATCACCAGCTTCCGCTATGGCACCAGCAACGCAGCACTCGGCAACACCCAGGTTTCGACCGACCGCCGCCAGTATCGCGGCGTCGTCGGTATCAAGGGCGCGCTGCCGGTGGGCGGCAGCGACTGGAATTACGACATCTATTACCAGCACGGCACGACCTATGCCGATATCGATGTCGACAACATCCTGCTGTCGAACCGCTTCAACCAGGCGATCGACGCGGTGATGCTGAACGGCGCGATCGTGTGCCGCAGCGCCGCAGCGCGCGCGAGCGGTTGCCAGCCGCTCAACATCATCGGCGGCAATCCGTCCGAGGCGGCGCTGCGCTATGTCCAGCCCGAACAGGGACCCTATCAGCGGACGCGACTGTCGCAGGACGTGATCGGGGTGAACTTCTCGGGCTCGCCGGTCGATCTGTGGGCAGGACCGTTGTCGGTCGCGTTCGGTGCCGAGTTCCGCCACGAATTCTACCGCGTCGAAGCCGATCCCTATGGCGCGGGCATCACCAATACGCCCAACAATGCCGACTACCCCTTCGACCCGGTCCTGCTCGCCGACGGTAACAACTGGTATGCGGGCAACTACAAGAACGGCAACGGCGCCTATGGCGTCAAGGAAGCCTATCTCGAGCTCGACCTTCCCGTCATCAATTCGGACGCGATGGGGCGTGCGAACATCAACGGCGCGGCGCGCATCACCGATTACTCGACCTCGGGCACCGTCTGGACGTGGAAGATCGGCGGCACCTGGGATCTGCCGATCGACGGGCTGCGCATCCGCGGCGTGACCTCGCGCGACGTCCGCGCGCCCAATTTGTCCGAGCTGTTCGCGGCGCCGGTCACGACGACGCTGCCCAATTTCTTCGATCCGTTCCAGAACCGCAACATCCTGGCGCTGCAGAACTCGATCGGGAACACCGAGCTGCGGCCCGAAATCGCACGCAACACCAATTTGGGGATCGCGCTGTCGGGCGCATCCTGGCTGCCGGGGTTCAGCGTCTCGGTCGATTATTATTCGATCAAGATCGACGACGTCATTTCGAGCATCGGCGCCGGCCAGATCGTCGATCTGTGCTTCCAGGGGCTGGTTCCCGAGACGTGCAGCGCGTTCAACCTGAACAACACCAACGGCCCGAACTTCATCAACGTCCAGGCCTTCAACCTGGCGTCGATCAAGACCAGCGGCTTCGATATCGAAGCGGGCTATCGCTGGGTCCAGCCGCTCGGCCTGCCGGGCAGCTTCTCGGTTCGCGCGCTGGCGACGCATGTGCGCGAGTTCATCACCGATACCGGTTTGCCTAACACCGTGCCGGCCGACAGCGCAGGCGTGAACCTGGGCAACACCCCCGATTGGAAGTGGCTGGCGACGCAAAGCTACGAGAACGATAATTTCTCGCTGCTGGTGCAGGAACGCTGGTTCAGCGACGGCAAGATCGGTGCGAACTATGTCGTGTGCGAAGCGGGCTCGTGCCCGGTTTCGACCTCGAACGCCCCGACGATCGACCAGAATTTCGTCCCCGGCGCCTTCTATCTCGACATCGGCGGCACGCTGAACGTGACCGAGGACGTCACCGCCTATTTCAAGGTCGACAACCTGCTCAACCGCGATCCGGCGCTGTCGCCCTTCTTCTCGAACCCTGCGCTGTACGACATGCTTGGCCGCACCTTCCGCCTGGGGATGCGCTTCAAGATGTAA
- a CDS encoding GntR family transcriptional regulator, which yields MRQTYNDPNALVDGAAPRPRGARPSAGPTMVMQAYDHLLTALMTLQIAPGERIAIDQVARRLNISQTPIREALSQLEAEKMVCKVPNIGYRASPQMTRDEVRDLYTLRQLIEPYAAARAAEAITEEAIDVLRTIDRDMSSVVDGDSSAYPRFAEADDRLHRLIATLSGNRLIAETVERLHAHLNIFRVLYRTNAPTEAAAEHRIIIDALVARDSGAAERAVLEHLERSQQRMDSVLAENEEAAPA from the coding sequence ATGCGGCAGACCTATAACGACCCCAATGCGCTGGTGGACGGCGCCGCGCCGCGCCCGCGGGGCGCCCGGCCCTCGGCCGGCCCGACGATGGTCATGCAGGCTTATGACCACCTGCTCACCGCGCTGATGACGCTGCAGATCGCCCCCGGCGAGCGGATCGCGATCGATCAGGTCGCGCGCCGGTTGAATATATCGCAGACCCCGATCCGCGAAGCGCTCAGCCAGCTCGAAGCCGAGAAGATGGTCTGCAAGGTGCCCAATATCGGCTATCGCGCCAGCCCGCAGATGACCCGCGACGAAGTCCGCGACCTCTATACGCTGCGCCAGCTGATCGAGCCCTATGCCGCCGCGCGCGCCGCCGAAGCGATCACCGAGGAGGCGATCGACGTGCTGCGAACGATCGACCGCGACATGTCGAGCGTCGTCGACGGCGATTCGAGCGCCTATCCACGCTTCGCCGAGGCCGATGACCGGCTGCACCGGTTGATCGCGACGCTCAGCGGCAACCGGCTGATCGCCGAGACCGTCGAGCGCCTCCACGCCCATCTCAACATCTTCCGCGTGCTGTATCGCACCAACGCCCCCACCGAGGCGGCGGCCGAGCATCGAATCATCATCGACGCGCTCGTCGCGCGCGACTCGGGCGCCGCCGAACGCGCGGTGCTCGAACATCTCGAACGCTCGCAGCAGCGGATGGACAGCGTGCTTGCCGAGAACGAGGAAGCCGCACCGGCGTAA
- a CDS encoding gluconate 2-dehydrogenase subunit 3 family protein, which translates to MTDHKLTDRRTLLKFAGLGMGAAAVPGTLGAQQTDPVAQTGANPVPPSGGHAGHAMAGRTPAPATDAAPAGYMFLDTEEAAFVEAFVDTLIPADELSAKGSELGVATFIDRQLYSAWGQGRTMYLQGPFVEGTPEQGYQSALTPADIVRLGIAEANAVVRNTYADNSFDTVTDAERVAIVTALEADKIALEVVPTPVFFRMLFQLAMDGFFADPLYGGNKGKASWKLLGYPGVGEMYSDKIAEWRNKPFRVEEPMSIQDFG; encoded by the coding sequence ATGACCGACCACAAGCTCACCGACCGTCGGACGCTGCTGAAGTTCGCAGGGCTGGGCATGGGCGCCGCAGCGGTGCCGGGTACGCTCGGCGCACAGCAGACCGACCCCGTCGCGCAGACCGGCGCCAATCCGGTGCCGCCATCGGGCGGCCATGCCGGCCACGCCATGGCGGGGCGCACCCCTGCCCCTGCGACCGACGCGGCACCCGCGGGCTATATGTTCCTCGACACCGAAGAGGCGGCGTTCGTCGAAGCCTTTGTCGACACGCTGATCCCCGCCGACGAATTGTCCGCCAAGGGCAGCGAGCTCGGCGTCGCGACCTTCATCGATCGCCAATTATATTCGGCCTGGGGCCAGGGCCGGACGATGTACCTGCAAGGCCCGTTCGTCGAGGGAACCCCCGAGCAGGGGTACCAGTCGGCGCTGACGCCTGCCGATATCGTGCGGCTCGGCATCGCCGAGGCGAATGCGGTGGTCCGCAACACCTATGCCGACAACAGCTTCGATACCGTCACCGATGCCGAGCGCGTGGCGATCGTCACCGCGCTCGAGGCCGACAAGATCGCGCTCGAGGTGGTGCCGACGCCGGTCTTCTTCCGGATGCTCTTCCAGCTCGCGATGGACGGCTTCTTCGCCGATCCGCTGTATGGCGGGAACAAGGGCAAGGCGTCGTGGAAGCTGCTGGGCTATCCCGGAGTCGGCGAAATGTATTCGGACAAGATCGCCGAATGGCGCAACAAGCCGTTCCGCGTCGAGGAACCCATGTCGATCCAGGATTTCGGTTGA